From Paenibacillus thermoaerophilus, the proteins below share one genomic window:
- a CDS encoding aldo/keto reductase: MRYRQFGKIGHNVSALGFGAMNLPRVPFEQAKEALNYALDQGINYIDTAAAYRNSEEIIGNSISHRRSEFFLATKTNQREYEAAKSEMLRSLERLQTDTIDLLQIHYVNDPEEYKKAMDEKNGAYRAALELREQGKIRYIGITGHRPDLLARWIQSGKFDQVLFHLSLVQPFALDELIPELIRRDMGRVAMKPLSGGFVQPVDKALRFPYSQDVHVIISGMVSVEEVRQNIAAIESEPDEREREELLALSGELGEHNCRRCNYCSCPLEIPIPDVMISSKVRDKFGLLPKGIEFYEKHREKIISCADYEPCREQPQCEPKCPYHLPMASVIREAAGFYRSEHFRAKEA, encoded by the coding sequence TTCGGCAAAATCGGGCACAACGTGTCGGCGCTCGGATTCGGAGCGATGAACTTGCCACGCGTGCCGTTCGAGCAAGCGAAAGAAGCGTTGAATTACGCCCTCGATCAGGGCATCAACTACATTGATACCGCGGCCGCATATCGAAACAGCGAAGAGATTATCGGCAACTCGATCTCGCATCGCCGATCGGAATTTTTTCTCGCGACGAAGACCAACCAGCGTGAATACGAAGCCGCGAAGTCCGAGATGCTGCGCAGCCTGGAGCGCCTTCAGACGGATACGATCGATCTGTTGCAGATCCATTACGTCAACGACCCGGAAGAATACAAGAAAGCGATGGACGAGAAAAACGGCGCGTACCGGGCCGCTCTGGAGCTTCGCGAGCAGGGCAAAATCCGCTATATCGGCATTACGGGACATCGCCCCGATCTGCTCGCCCGCTGGATTCAGAGCGGCAAATTCGATCAAGTGTTGTTCCACCTCAGCCTCGTTCAGCCGTTCGCCCTGGACGAACTGATTCCGGAGCTGATCCGCCGCGATATGGGGCGCGTCGCCATGAAGCCTTTGTCCGGCGGGTTCGTGCAGCCGGTCGACAAAGCGCTGCGCTTCCCTTACAGCCAGGACGTGCATGTGATCATCTCGGGCATGGTGTCCGTCGAGGAAGTCCGGCAAAATATCGCCGCGATCGAATCGGAACCGGACGAACGGGAACGGGAGGAGCTGCTGGCGCTGTCCGGAGAGCTTGGCGAGCACAACTGCCGCCGCTGCAACTACTGCTCCTGTCCGCTCGAAATCCCGATCCCGGACGTGATGATCTCGAGCAAGGTGCGGGACAAATTCGGCTTGCTGCCGAAAGGCATCGAATTCTACGAGAAGCACCGCGAGAAAATCATCTCCTGTGCCGACTACGAGCCCTGCCGCGAGCAGCCGCAATGCGAGCCGAAATGCCCGTACCATCTGCCTATGGCAAGCGTCATTCGCGAGGCGGCCGGCTTCTACCGGTCGGAGCATTTCCGCGCCAAAGAAGCGTAA
- a CDS encoding leucyl aminopeptidase yields MTRGQKNGDVFSDAGSRHIYGRADAGFGASGIVWDIGDSRGPLPAGFDAWIVPYRANEAAQAAASLPAPLAEAVLELQRRGTLTGKPGAVERLPTCGLLPVPYVLLTGLGSEPGPLRPHALRAAMAAAARAAAALGATALAATLPATAPLSQEAPAAGAYSASPWARPRPNAEAAGEPARDFGSAARAAAEGLVLGAYRPASYKAAAGQAAPAALRRVSLRPAAPLDAASARSLREAAELGALYAEATGYARDLVNLPSNKLTPDDLAREAKRLADRFGLQCEVLDEADLLARGMLGLYTVGQGSAHPPRLITLRYQGKPEWTDVIGFVGKGITFDTGGISIKPGEGMEEMISDMGGAAVLLGVARALGVRRPPLNAVFVIPAAENMPSGSAYKPGDIIRTYSGRTVEVLNTDAEGRIVLGDGVTYAIEQGAQRLIEVSTLTGAVLIALGDVATMALANDEAFLNRFLRTAAPSGEKIWPMPAYPEYWAMLESDVADLKNMTSPRKWAGAITAGLFVGAFAENIPWIHLDTGGTAWLWSETVLDPKGGSGSVTRAILYYLEAEAQASSAAGAG; encoded by the coding sequence ATGACCCGTGGACAAAAAAACGGAGACGTTTTCTCCGATGCAGGCTCGCGGCACATTTACGGCCGCGCGGATGCCGGATTCGGCGCGAGCGGCATCGTCTGGGACATCGGCGACAGCCGTGGGCCTCTGCCCGCCGGCTTCGACGCGTGGATTGTCCCGTACCGCGCGAATGAAGCGGCCCAAGCGGCAGCCAGCCTGCCCGCCCCGCTGGCCGAGGCGGTGCTGGAGCTTCAGCGGCGCGGTACGCTCACCGGCAAGCCGGGCGCCGTCGAGCGGCTGCCCACCTGCGGCCTGCTGCCCGTGCCGTACGTGCTGCTGACCGGGCTCGGCTCCGAGCCCGGCCCGCTGCGCCCGCACGCGCTGCGCGCGGCGATGGCCGCGGCGGCCCGCGCAGCGGCGGCGCTCGGCGCGACGGCGCTGGCGGCCACGCTTCCTGCGACAGCCCCGCTGTCGCAGGAAGCGCCTGCCGCCGGCGCCTACAGCGCCTCGCCGTGGGCGCGGCCGCGGCCGAACGCCGAAGCCGCGGGCGAACCCGCCCGCGACTTCGGCTCGGCCGCTCGGGCGGCGGCGGAGGGCCTTGTGCTCGGGGCCTACCGGCCCGCGAGCTACAAGGCCGCCGCCGGCCAGGCCGCGCCCGCGGCGCTGCGCCGCGTCTCGCTGCGACCGGCTGCGCCGCTGGACGCCGCTTCGGCCCGCTCCCTGCGGGAAGCCGCCGAGTTGGGCGCGCTGTACGCGGAAGCGACCGGTTACGCGCGGGACCTCGTCAACCTGCCGAGCAACAAGCTCACCCCGGACGATCTCGCCCGGGAAGCGAAGCGGTTGGCCGACCGATTCGGCCTGCAATGCGAGGTGCTGGACGAAGCGGATCTGCTCGCCCGGGGCATGCTCGGCCTGTATACGGTCGGCCAAGGCAGCGCCCATCCGCCGAGGCTGATTACGCTGCGTTATCAGGGAAAGCCGGAATGGACCGACGTCATCGGATTCGTCGGCAAAGGCATCACCTTTGACACCGGCGGCATCTCCATCAAGCCAGGCGAAGGCATGGAGGAAATGATCAGCGACATGGGCGGCGCGGCCGTCCTGCTCGGGGTGGCCCGCGCGCTCGGCGTCCGCAGGCCGCCGCTGAACGCGGTGTTCGTCATCCCGGCGGCGGAAAATATGCCCTCCGGTTCGGCATATAAGCCCGGCGACATCATCCGGACGTACTCCGGCCGTACGGTGGAAGTGCTGAATACCGACGCCGAAGGCCGCATCGTGCTGGGCGACGGCGTCACGTACGCCATCGAGCAAGGCGCGCAGCGCCTGATCGAGGTGTCCACGCTGACGGGCGCCGTGCTAATCGCGTTGGGCGACGTCGCGACGATGGCGCTGGCGAACGACGAAGCGTTCCTGAACCGGTTCCTGCGGACCGCCGCCCCCTCCGGCGAGAAAATATGGCCGATGCCCGCCTATCCGGAATACTGGGCGATGCTGGAGAGCGACGTCGCGGACCTGAAAAACATGACAAGCCCGCGGAAATGGGCGGGCGCCATCACCGCAGGCTTGTTTGTCGGGGCGTTTGCGGAAAACATCCCGTGGATTCATCTGGATACGGGCGGAACCGCGTGGCTCTGGAGCGAAACAGTACTGGACCCGAAAGGCGGCTCCGGTTCCGTCACGCGGGCGATCCTGTATTATCTGGAGGCGGAAGCGCAAGCTTCGTCCGCAGCCGGAGCCGGTTAA
- a CDS encoding sulfite oxidase-like oxidoreductase, with protein MAHPTSADNRVPPGQTVTTGFPVLHHGSVPYYNDMSKWDLRIFGLVEEEVRFTYDEFMKLPRAEFRNDIHCVTTWSKLDNIWEGVAVETVMQRVKLKPEAKFVMLHAEHGWTTNLPIEDFLRPTTFFGLKHNGEILTPEHGYPVRMVVPHLYFWKSAKWLRGIEFMDKDKPGFWERNGYHMYGDPWKEQRFDFD; from the coding sequence ATGGCCCATCCGACATCGGCGGACAACCGCGTGCCGCCCGGACAGACGGTAACGACCGGATTTCCCGTTCTGCACCACGGTTCCGTCCCCTACTACAACGACATGAGCAAGTGGGATCTTCGTATTTTCGGCCTCGTCGAAGAAGAAGTCCGGTTCACGTACGACGAGTTTATGAAGCTGCCCCGCGCCGAGTTCCGCAACGATATTCACTGCGTCACCACCTGGTCCAAGCTCGACAACATCTGGGAAGGCGTCGCCGTCGAGACGGTCATGCAGCGGGTCAAGCTGAAGCCGGAAGCGAAATTCGTCATGCTGCACGCCGAGCATGGCTGGACGACCAATCTGCCGATCGAGGATTTCCTGCGACCGACCACGTTTTTCGGCTTGAAGCACAACGGCGAGATTTTGACGCCCGAGCACGGTTATCCGGTGCGTATGGTGGTGCCCCATCTTTATTTCTGGAAAAGCGCGAAATGGCTGCGGGGCATCGAATTTATGGACAAGGACAAGCCGGGCTTCTGGGAACGCAATGGCTACCATATGTATGGAGACCCGTGGAAAGAGCAAAGGTTCGATTTCGACTAA